The following are encoded together in the Cicer arietinum cultivar CDC Frontier isolate Library 1 chromosome 2, Cicar.CDCFrontier_v2.0, whole genome shotgun sequence genome:
- the LOC101488700 gene encoding U-box domain-containing protein 17-like produces MEAKRGAVQTLVSNLSSVSERTRINALCELRTMSMKDPETRPVISEAGTIPYLVETLYSSSHPAQQNAASTLRNLSLTEKETIMSTRGILDALAHVISHHSSTSSAAAVQASAATIHHLLSRVDDYRTVVGSKREIVYALIDILRCHHSSPPRTVKNALKALCAIALHPLNCAFMVQFGVVSDLFSLVVNDRRVGILEDATSVIAQVACCDESLEAFPKVSGIKLLTDLLHFPNDFSIRTMENAVCALLNLVRCGGDAMAGNVRNYFLNKYDGIVYVIDDGSSKMKKMATELLQVLLDEFGFSKMPHCNYS; encoded by the coding sequence ATGGAAGCTAAACGCGGCGCCGTGCAGACCCTAGTATCAAACCTAAGCTCCGTTTCCGAACGAACCCGCATTAACGCTCTTTGCGAGCTTCGGACAATGTCAATGAAAGACCCGGAAACCCGACCCGTAATTTCCGAAGCAGGTACGATTCCTTACCTCGTTGAAACTCTCTATTCTTCTTCACACCCAGCGCAACAAAACGCCGCATCAACGCTTCGAAACCTTTCCCTAACAGAAAAAGAAACTATCATGTCCACGCGCGGTATCCTCGACGCGCTTGCGCACGTTATCTCTCATCATTCTTCTACCTCCTCCGCCGCTGCCGTTCAAGCCTCCGCCGCTACTATCCATCATCTTCTTTCCAGAGTTGATGATTACCGTACTGTTGTCGGATCCAAACGCGAGATCGTTTACGCTTTAATCGATATCCTCCGTTGCCATCATTCCTCGCCGCCGCGCACAGTAAAAAACGCGTTGAAAGCGCTTTGCGCAATCGCGCTTCATCCGTTAAACTGCGCCTTCATGGTTCAGTTCGGTGTCGTTTCCGATCTTTTCTCTCTCGTCGTCAATGACCGTAGGGTAGGGATATTAGAAGACGCAACTTCCGTCATTGCGCAGGTTGCCTGCTGCGATGAAAGTCTTGAGGCCTTCCCTAAGGTCTCCGGCATTAAGTTACTCACCGATCTACTCCATTTTCCTAACGACTTTAGCATAAGGACAATGGAAAATGCTGTGTGCGCGCTGCTCAATCTTGTCCGATGTGGCGGAGATGCGATGGCTGGCAATGTtagaaactattttttaaataagtatgATGGAATAGTCTATGTTATAGATGATGGTAGCTCAAAGATGAAGAAAATGGCTACGGAGCTGTTGCAGGTGTTGCTTGATGAATTTGGCTTCTCTAAAATGCCACATTGCAACTATTCATGA
- the LOC101488374 gene encoding red chlorophyll catabolite reductase, chloroplastic, which translates to MCVGYMMEAMMIRSHFLHSPLSILSSYSSSSSSSSSSSRLQLSSSCSVSCSLMDTHKQGRSKFMEFPFVSGPHKNIMLDLISTLEDRFQSHLLPCSLPPDVQHYITNSGTSQVSLHIRPGNTDSPMDFVMGSWVHAELPTGGSLDITSLSAYLNSSNDAPNFVFELIRSSPTMLILVLDLPPRKDLVLWPDYLKTFYEDTKLDTHRQALEKVNEVQPYITSSLFIRTVASPTAIFVRIQTENDGGERMDEIIRNDIEPISKQVLGIWLDHCACAKRELGEEDRAYVRKRDGVIRNKTIEVDLGTSFPRLFGPEAANRILEAIKEYFTV; encoded by the exons ATGTGTGTTGGTTACATGATGGAAGCGATGATGATTCGTTCCCATTTCCTACATTCACCGCTTTCCATCTTAtcttcttattcttcttcttcttcttcttcttcttcttcttcaagaCTTCaactttcttcttcttgttctgTTTCTTGCTCTTTAATGGATACTCATAAACAAGGCAGAAGCAAATTTATGGAATTTCCATTCGTTTCAGGACCCCACAAGAACATCATGCTTGATCTCATTTCAACACTTGAAGATCGATTTCAATCTCATCTTCTTCCTTGTTCACTTCCCCCTGATGTTCAACACTACATCACCAACAGTGGTACTTCTCAAGTTTCATTGCACATTAGGCCAGGCAACACTGATTCCCCt ATGGATTTTGTAATGGGAAGCTGGGTGCATGCTGAGTTACCAACAGGAGGATCATTAGATATAACATCTCTTTCAGCTTATCTTAATAGTTCAAATGATGCACCAAATTTTGTGTTTGAGCTGATCCGAAGCAGTCCAACGATGCTAATTCTTGTTCTTGATTTGCCGCCTCGAAAAGACCTTGTTCTTTGGCCGGATTACCTTAAAACTTTCTATGAGGACACTAAACTTGATACACATAGGCAGGCTTTGGAGAAAGTTAATGAGGTTCAACCTTATATCACTTCTTCGCTTTTCATCCGCACGGTTGCATCTCCTACTGCTATATTTGTTCGAATTCAAACCGAAAATGATGGAGGAGAGCGGATGGACGAGATCATCAGGAACGATATTGAGCCGATTTCGAAGCAAGTGTTGGGGATATGGTTGGATCATTGTGCTTGTGCTAAGAGAGAATTAGGAGAGGAAGATAGAGCTTATGTTAGAAAAAGAGATGGTGTGATTAGAAACAAGACTATTGAGGTTGATCTTGGTACAAGCTTTCCTAGGTTGTTTGGTCCAGAAGCGGCGAACCGGATACTCGAAGCCATCAAGGAGTATTTTacagtttga